In Akkermansia muciniphila ATCC BAA-835, the genomic stretch GCGAACGGTTCCCCGGCTCGGCGGCCGTCCGGCGTGTTGCCCGTCTTTTTGCCGTACACCACGTTGGAGGTGATCGTCAGGATGGACTGGGTGGGCAGGGAATTGCGGTAAGTGTGGAGCCTGCGCAGTTTTTCCATGAAATTGCTGACCAGGCTGCATGCTATGTCGTCCACGCGCGGGTCATTGTTCCCGTAACAGGGGAATTCCCCTTCCGTCTTGAAGTCCACAATCAGCCCTTCTTCATTGCGGATGGCTTTTACGGTGGCATACTTGATGGCGGACAGGGAGTCCGCCGCCACGGAAAGCCCGGCGATTCCCGTAGCCATCGTGCGCAGAATTTCCGGATCATGCAGCGCCATTTCAATGCGTTCATAGCAGTATTTGTCGTGCATGTAGTGGATGATGTTCAGCGCGTCAATGTAAGTTTTGGCGAGCCAGTCCTGCATCTTGTCGTACAGGGTCATCACTTCATCATAGTTGAGAATTTCCTCCGTGTAGCGGGGGGAGGGCGGGGCCACCTGCTTGCCCTTGAGTTCATCCACGCCGCCGTTCAGGGCGTAGAGAAGGCACTTGGCGAGGTTGGCGCGCGCTCCGAAGAACTGCATCTGCTTGCCGATGCGCATGGCGGACACGCAGCATGCGATGCCGTAGTCGTCGCCCCAATGTGGGCGCATCAGGTCATCGTTCTCGTATTGAACGGAGGATGTTTCAATGGAAACCTTGGCGCAGAAGCTTTTGAAGGCTTCCGGCAGGTTCCGGGACCACAGAACGGTCAGGTTCGGTTCCGGAGCCGGCCCCAGGTTGTACAGGGTCTGCAGCATGCGGAAAGAACTGCGGGTGACGAGGGTGCGCCCGTCCTCTCCCATGCCGCCGATGGATTCCGTCACCCAGGTGGGGTCTCCGGAGAACAGGTTATTGTAATCAGGCGTGCGGATGAAACGGACGATGCGCAGCTTCATCACGAACTGGTCGATGATTTCCTGAACTTCCTCTTCCGTGATGAGCCCCTGTTCCAGGTCGCGGGTGAAATAAATGTCGAAGAAAGTGGAAACGCGGCCCAGGGACATGGCCGCTCCATTCTGTTCTTTCACGGCAGCCAGGTAGCCCAGGTACGTCCATTGCACGGCTTCGCGGGCGTTTGCGGCGGGGCGAGTGAGGTCGCAGCCGTAGGAGGCGCCCAGCTGGGCGAGTTCTTCCAGGGCGCGTATTTGTTCGCTCATTTCTTCGCGCAGACGGATCAGTTCATCCGTAAGGGGGGAATGTTCACGGTTTTTGAGGTCCTTGCGGCGTTCGGCAATCAGCTTATCCGTGCCGTACAGGGCCACCCGGCGGTAGTCCCCGATGATGCGGCCGCGGCCATAGGCGTCCGGAAGGCCGGTAATAATCCCGGCGGAACGGGCCGCCCGGATATCGGAAGTGTAGGCGTCGAAAACGCCTTCATTGTGCGTCTTGCGTATCTTTTTGAAAATGTCCGCGGTTTTCTCGCACATCTTGAACCCGTAGGATTCCAGGGCCTGTTGGGCCATGCGCAAGCCGCCAAAGGGCATCAGGGCCCTTTTCAGGGGGGCGTCCGTCTGGAGGCCTACGACCACTTCCAGTTCCTTGTCAATGTAGCCGGGCTTGTGGGATGTGATGGAGGATACCACTTTTTCATCAGCATCCAGCACGCCGCCGTTGTCTATTTCCCGTTTCAGCAGGACTTTCAGCTCGTCCCATAAACGAAGCGTGCGCTGGGAGGGGCCGGAAAGAAACTCTTCATTGCCGGAATAGGGCGTGTAGTTATGCTGGATGAAATCCCGTACGTCAATGGACTCCGTCCATGTTCCCGGCTTGAATCCCTGCCATTCCTGCGGAAGGGCGGTGGACTCCTTCAAGTCTTTTACTATGCTGATCATAAATAGAATGTAGTGAAGAAGACTGGAGAAAAACGTTCCGCAGCCCCTGAAAGGCTGGAAACGGCAAAACTCCGCGCCGCGTAATTATATCGTGAATTCCGGGGGACAACAAGGCTAATTCTTTGCGAAGAGAACGCGGGTGCGCTGGCTTTGGCATGTTTCACCTGTCTGTCCGTTGCGGAGCGGAAAATGAGGGGAACATGCGATTGCGGAAAAGTGACGGAAGATTATTTCTCTTTACTTTCCTAATCTCTATTGCAGTATCTCAACGCTTACCGTTATGAAATCTTATGCATGCCTTTGTTTATTGCTGGCGGGAGTTTTTTGCGTTGCTTTTTTCTCCGGGGCCTGTGCTGATGAATTGCCGCCCACGCTGAAGCCCCAGGTGAACCCGCGGGCCGTGTATGACTGGAAAAAACGTCATGAAGCAGTGATGGAGCGGAACCGGACCGTCAAACCGGAATATGTCGTCTTTGGTGACAGCATTACCCACCGCTGGGGCGGCGAGCCTTCCGGGGACAACAGGGCTCTCGGAACAGGAAAAACCGCCTGGCATAGCCTGTTTTCTTCCCATGCGGTAACCAATATGGGGTTTGGTTCCGATTACGTGGATAATGCCTATTACCGCTTGCAGCTGGGAGAGCTGGACGGCATTTCTCCGCGGGTCATCATCGTGCTGCTGGGAACCAATAATCTTGGCGGGCGGAAGGATGCTCCCCGGGCCTGCGCAGACAATCTCAAGGCTTTTGTGAGCCTGGCGCGCCGGAAGTGCCCCTCTTCCAAAATCCTGTTGCTGGGCATTCTCCCCAGGGAGGAAAAAAAGCTGGCTCCCCTGATTAGGGAAACCAATAAAATGATATCCGGCCTGGCTGACGGAAACAGCGTGTTTTTCGCCAATCCCGGCGAGGAATTCCTGGGGGAGGACGGAGTGTCCCCAAAACCCGGGCTGCTGGAGGATGGGCTGCATCCCAGTGCCAGGGGGTACGACATACTGGGGAAGTCGTTGAGCGTATTGCTGAAGAAAATGGACGACAAGTACGGCAAGCTGCCCGCTCCCCGGTAGATGAATACGGGGGAGGGCGTTCCTGTTCCGGGAGAGGCCGGGGGATGGATGAAATGGAGCGCGCCTTGGAAGAGGCCGGACACGGTGCTCGCCTGGCCGTGGTTGCGGCAGGATTTGCCGGACGGGCAGTGGTCTTTTTTACTCTGCCGGAGGAAGTGACGCCTGCGATCTTGATGCACGGCAGAATTTGCTTAAACTGAAAACCGGTTTTACTTTTTGATTATGAATTTCCTCTCCTACATGCTCGCCATATTGCTGGGGAGTTCCAGTCTGGCATTTTCTGCGCCTTCCATTCCGGCCTCCGCGTTGCCCGCTACCCTGAAGCCGGAGCCCCATCAGCGGGACCCGTATGATTGGAATGCCCGGCATGAAGCCGTTAAAAAAAGAAACCGGGCCGTCAAGCCTGAATACGTGATGATAGGGGACAGCATTACCCACCATTGGGGAGGGGAGCCTTCCGGGGACGGAAAAAATACGGGATCGGGGTCCTGGGAGAAATTATTCGGTCCGCATGCAGCGACGAATATGG encodes the following:
- a CDS encoding GDSL-type esterase/lipase family protein, with the translated sequence MKSYACLCLLLAGVFCVAFFSGACADELPPTLKPQVNPRAVYDWKKRHEAVMERNRTVKPEYVVFGDSITHRWGGEPSGDNRALGTGKTAWHSLFSSHAVTNMGFGSDYVDNAYYRLQLGELDGISPRVIIVLLGTNNLGGRKDAPRACADNLKAFVSLARRKCPSSKILLLGILPREEKKLAPLIRETNKMISGLADGNSVFFANPGEEFLGEDGVSPKPGLLEDGLHPSARGYDILGKSLSVLLKKMDDKYGKLPAPR
- the pflB gene encoding formate C-acetyltransferase, coding for MISIVKDLKESTALPQEWQGFKPGTWTESIDVRDFIQHNYTPYSGNEEFLSGPSQRTLRLWDELKVLLKREIDNGGVLDADEKVVSSITSHKPGYIDKELEVVVGLQTDAPLKRALMPFGGLRMAQQALESYGFKMCEKTADIFKKIRKTHNEGVFDAYTSDIRAARSAGIITGLPDAYGRGRIIGDYRRVALYGTDKLIAERRKDLKNREHSPLTDELIRLREEMSEQIRALEELAQLGASYGCDLTRPAANAREAVQWTYLGYLAAVKEQNGAAMSLGRVSTFFDIYFTRDLEQGLITEEEVQEIIDQFVMKLRIVRFIRTPDYNNLFSGDPTWVTESIGGMGEDGRTLVTRSSFRMLQTLYNLGPAPEPNLTVLWSRNLPEAFKSFCAKVSIETSSVQYENDDLMRPHWGDDYGIACCVSAMRIGKQMQFFGARANLAKCLLYALNGGVDELKGKQVAPPSPRYTEEILNYDEVMTLYDKMQDWLAKTYIDALNIIHYMHDKYCYERIEMALHDPEILRTMATGIAGLSVAADSLSAIKYATVKAIRNEEGLIVDFKTEGEFPCYGNNDPRVDDIACSLVSNFMEKLRRLHTYRNSLPTQSILTITSNVVYGKKTGNTPDGRRAGEPFAPGANPMHGRDRNGAVASMLSVAKLSYDDSLDGISYTFSIVPQALGKEERERRVKLVSLLDAYFAATGHHINVNVLERETLLDAMDHPEKYPQLTIRVSGYAVNFIKLTREQQQEVINRTFHTR